The genomic interval AAAGCAAATATACTTGCCCTAAGCTACCTGATTTTTTCATGGAGAGCGTGATATTTAAGTCAAAAATATGTTAGCTTTGATTTTAAAGCCATATCAATTACATGAAAAAAATTACGCTGATAATCTTTGCAATGCTGTGCTCTACCTTGTCATTTTCACAAGACATTATTAAACTGTTTAACCGTTCAGCAGATTTCTTTGAGCTGATGAATCAGAAGAAATTTACTGAAGCACAGGCATATTTTGATCCAAGTGTTTCCGCTAAGATTTCTGTGGAAGATTTGCAGAAACTATGGGGGGTGTTTAACGAGAAACTTGGTAAGTTTGAATCAGCGAACGGGGTTGAAAGTAAAGTTAATGGCGATTTTTTTATTGTTATTGTGGACGGGAAATTTGCGAATACCACACAAAGTTTCAGACTTATTTATAATAAAGCTGGAAATATGGTTGGTTTTACTCCTGCTCCTGTTAAAAATGAGGCAAAATACCTGAATCCTGCCTATGCAGATACAACCTTATATACAGAAAAAGAAATATATGTCAAGACTCCCGGGCATAGCCTGGTTGGTGTGCTTACTACACCAAAAAACACAAAGAATTTTCCGATTGTAGTTCTTGTACATGGTTCAGGGCCTGGGGATATGGATGAAACCGTTGGCCCAAACAAGCCTTTCAAAGATCTTGCTGCGGGCTTTGCTGCCAAAGGGGTTGCCAGTATACGGTATGTAAAAAGAACAAGAATTTATAGTGGTGAATTTGGAGGTGCATTTACTGTAAAGGAAGAAGTAATCGATGATGCAGTTGCCGCAGTAAATTTGGCTGCTACCATACCTGATATTGATAAAAAACAAATTTATCTGCTGGGGCATAGCCTTGGAGGAATGTTAGCGCCTAAAATAGCTGCACTGACACCTGAATTAAGCGGAATAATACTGGCCGCAGCTCCGGCCAGAAGTTTTACAGATTTGATCACTGAACAGGAGAAAGCTGTATTCGATGCGTCAAAAGATACTACGCAAGCTACTAAAGTCAAGTTTGCTGAGCTAAATAAGGAGCTTAACAGAACCAGGTTAGTCGCTTTAGGTAATATGAAAGCAGACTCCACGATTTTAGGTCTGCCAGTATCTTATTGGATTGATCTGAATAAATACAATCAGGTAGAAACTGCAAAAAAAATAAACAAACAACGCATTTTGATTGTACAGGGAGGGAACGATTTCCAGGTTTCGACACGTGATTATGAATTATGGGATGCTGCATTAAATAAGAAGAACAACGTAACACTGAAACTATATCCTGATTTGAACCATTTATTGAGTTCTCAGGTAGAAAAAGGTGATACCCGTCAGTACGCTATGGCATCAAGTGTATCTGAAACATTAATTAATGATTTAGTAGCCTGGATAAAATTAAATAATAAAAAATAACTCTGTTCATGACGAAATTTAAAGCACTGCTTTTTGATTTAGATGGTACACTCGTAGATTCAGAACATTTTCATTACCAGGTATGGAATGAGATACTGGCAGAATCTGATGTTCAGCTCGAATATTCGGATTTCCTGAGAAACTTTGCAGGTATTCCCTTACCTGGAAATGCTAAAAGGTTAAAGGAATTATATGAAATAGCCTCTCCTCTGGATGTATTGATCACCAGGAAAGAAGAACTCACGAATCAACGTTTAATTACCAGCACGATTGAACTCATGCCTTATGTAGAGGAAACGATGGATTTCTTTTTATCAAAAGGGATTGCTATGGCACTTGTTACGGCAAGTAAAAGAGCTGATGTAGATGAATTGTTCCGGAAAAACGGACTTGGAAAATATTTTAAGCATCTGGTAACCAGAAGTGATGTGGCAAAAAGCAAGCCTGATCCGGAATCTTATAATCTTGCTGTTCAGAAAATTGGATTCGCTAAAAATGAATGCCTGGTCTTTGAAGATACGGTAAACGGATTGCTGGCTGCTAAAAATGCTGATTTAACTTGTTTTGCCATTCAGGGCGATGAAGAAAGTCATGAGAAACTCGCTGGTGCTGACCGCATATTTAAAGATTTCAAAGCAGCTACAGCCTACATAACAGCAAATGAACTGATCTGATACCAAATTAAGGAGCCTGATAATGACCTGTAATTAAATCAAGGAGATCTTCATTGATTCCAGTGCCATGATCAGCCTTCCATTTGTTTTCTTTAGTCATTTTGATTTCGAAGTTTTCATGGTCATCAATAGAGACAATGTGATTTGTCTCTTCACCATCTGTTACTGAATGTACCGATACAGGAATAGATTTACCTTCAAAACTAACTTCAAATTTGGTTACTTTATAACTCATTAAGCAAAGATATAAAAATGTGTGCACGCTATACGCTTACTAAAGCCCAAAAGGAATTATTAATCCGTTACCAGGTTAAATTCCCTGCTGATTACAAACCCAATTATAATCTTGCACCTACCCAAAAAGGATTGGTGATTACTGCCGATGAACCTGATACCGCACAGCTGATGCACTTTGGACTGGTTCCGTACTGGGCTCAAAGTACAAAACTTGATTTTTCAACGCTTAATGCCCGTTCTGAAGAGATTATGGCTAAGAAAACGTTCGCACCGCTGATCACACATCGTAAAACCTGCCTGATACTGGCAGATGGCTTTTATGAATGGGATAAAAAAACCGGAGATACTTTGCCCTACCGTTTTGTTTTAAAAGACAGAGATTTGTTTGCTTTTGCAGGCCTTTGGAGTCAATGGAAAGATCAGTTTTCAGAAGAAGTCTATCGCTCTTTTACCATTATGACTACTCAGGCTAATGAAACCGTTGGTAAAGTCCATGCACCTAAATTCAGGATGCCGGTTATATTAAGCAGAGAAGAAGAAGCACTCTGGCTGAGTAAAGATCTGGGAACTGCTGACCTGCTGAATTTATGCAAAGCTTATCCGGACGAATTGATGGATTGCTACAGAGTGGACAAAGCTGTAAATGCTACAGTGATTAAAGGAGTAATTAATAACAGGCCTGAACTGATGCAGGCTATACATTGATAGAAGTATAAATGAAACACTTATACTTCTATACTATATTTTTAATCTTTTTTGGCTCTGTTTTCCAGGTAAACTGTTAAAACACTTTTTAAGTACAGTTCCGGCTTAGGCATGGTGATAATTGTTCCAGGTTCTTTATCCTGCGATTGTTTGATATAATTAGCTTTGATCTTTCCCCAGTCTTTTGAATAAAGCTGGATAAAGGTTTCCACAAATTGCTCATCTGTATAATCTTTTGGAAGCTTACTTAGCACAACTTCTATTTTCTCTTCTTTTCTATGTAATACTGCCATAATGAATTTTAAATCTTTCCAAAGCTATGGAACTAAAAGTGATTTACGTAAACTTTTCTGATTTCTGATTGTTTTAATGTGGTTAATCGTTAATTGTTTTAATGCTGTTAATCATTATAGGATCGTTCCAGAGAGAAATTAAATCATTGCCTTATGGTGGATAAACTCAAAGCGCAAGGCTTGCAGGATTTCTTTATTCAATGTTTGCAAGACCTGTATATTTCGGAAAAGAAACTGGTTAAATGTGCAGCTGCACTATCTATTGCTGCATTTACAGAAGAATTGCAACGCGCATTAATCGAACAATCTGAAGAAGCCAGCTTGCACGTGCAACGGCTGGATATGGTATTTGATTTAATGAACCAGCAACCTGGCGAAGGGAAATGTCACATTATCGAAATTCTAAGTGATAAAGCAGCCTCTATCGTAAAGACTTTAGAAACTGGTACAGCATTGAGAGATGCAGCAATAATTTATGCTGTTCAGCTGATTGCACACTACAAAATAGCCAGTTATGGAAGTTTAATTTCCCTGCTTGAAGAATTGGATTATCCAAAAGCTCAAATGATATTGAAAGAGTGCCTGGCTGAGGAGAAAGCTTCGGACGCTTATCTGACGAAAATTGCTGTGGATTTTATTAATCCGGCAGCGCAAAACGAAGCTGAATAATCGATTTACTAGACGTCGCCAGAAGTTTCTTCGTTAAAACTATCGGCTACTTTTTCCGCTAATTTGAAGAATCTTTCACGCCAGTAATTCCTGTCTTGTTCCATTTCTTCAAAAGTGGTAATCTCCTTAGTATGGGCTGGCCTGGTCACTTTCTCTTCTGGGTATTCATCAGAGAAATCATATTTAAGTGCTTCTCCGTATTTTGAGATTATTTTATAAGGTAATTGAGGTTCCAGAATGTGGTTATAATAACTGGTTCTGTCATATCCCGCAGCTTTTGCAACAGCCTTTATGGTCATGCCTGAATTGCGGACAACGGAGTCCAGAAGTTCACCTTTATGTTTCTTAA from Pedobacter sp. WC2423 carries:
- a CDS encoding alpha/beta fold hydrolase, which codes for MKKITLIIFAMLCSTLSFSQDIIKLFNRSADFFELMNQKKFTEAQAYFDPSVSAKISVEDLQKLWGVFNEKLGKFESANGVESKVNGDFFIVIVDGKFANTTQSFRLIYNKAGNMVGFTPAPVKNEAKYLNPAYADTTLYTEKEIYVKTPGHSLVGVLTTPKNTKNFPIVVLVHGSGPGDMDETVGPNKPFKDLAAGFAAKGVASIRYVKRTRIYSGEFGGAFTVKEEVIDDAVAAVNLAATIPDIDKKQIYLLGHSLGGMLAPKIAALTPELSGIILAAAPARSFTDLITEQEKAVFDASKDTTQATKVKFAELNKELNRTRLVALGNMKADSTILGLPVSYWIDLNKYNQVETAKKINKQRILIVQGGNDFQVSTRDYELWDAALNKKNNVTLKLYPDLNHLLSSQVEKGDTRQYAMASSVSETLINDLVAWIKLNNKK
- a CDS encoding HAD family hydrolase codes for the protein MTKFKALLFDLDGTLVDSEHFHYQVWNEILAESDVQLEYSDFLRNFAGIPLPGNAKRLKELYEIASPLDVLITRKEELTNQRLITSTIELMPYVEETMDFFLSKGIAMALVTASKRADVDELFRKNGLGKYFKHLVTRSDVAKSKPDPESYNLAVQKIGFAKNECLVFEDTVNGLLAAKNADLTCFAIQGDEESHEKLAGADRIFKDFKAATAYITANELI
- a CDS encoding SOS response-associated peptidase, which gives rise to MCARYTLTKAQKELLIRYQVKFPADYKPNYNLAPTQKGLVITADEPDTAQLMHFGLVPYWAQSTKLDFSTLNARSEEIMAKKTFAPLITHRKTCLILADGFYEWDKKTGDTLPYRFVLKDRDLFAFAGLWSQWKDQFSEEVYRSFTIMTTQANETVGKVHAPKFRMPVILSREEEALWLSKDLGTADLLNLCKAYPDELMDCYRVDKAVNATVIKGVINNRPELMQAIH
- a CDS encoding DUF892 family protein, with protein sequence MVDKLKAQGLQDFFIQCLQDLYISEKKLVKCAAALSIAAFTEELQRALIEQSEEASLHVQRLDMVFDLMNQQPGEGKCHIIEILSDKAASIVKTLETGTALRDAAIIYAVQLIAHYKIASYGSLISLLEELDYPKAQMILKECLAEEKASDAYLTKIAVDFINPAAQNEAE